In Rhodoferax sediminis, the sequence CGCGACATGAGCCCCGCGTGGGCCGGCGTGCAATATCGGCCGCTACGGATGAACCCGCCCGAGATCCGCCATCGCCTGGTCATGACGCCCTGAACGGCTGATCCCGAATCTTCCCGGCCCGATGACACGTCCCTTGCGCGCTTCGATCCCGGCTGATTCGGTGGCGGGGTTGTCGGTTGCCAGCATCTTGCTGCCGCAAGCCGTCGCGTATGCGGCCATCGCGCATCTCAGCATTCAACACGCCATCGTTGCGGCGCTGGCGGGCCTGGTTTGCTACGCGATGGTCGGCGGCAGCCGCTTCGCCGTAGTGGCGCCCACGTCATCGACCGCGGCCTTACTCGCTGCGGCGGTGCTCTCGCTGAACCCGACCGGAGATGCCGACAGCACCGCATTGGCAGTCGGACTGGTGATCATGACCGGCGTCGGCCTGCTGCTGGTGGCCGGTGCCCGGCTCGGCCGCTTGTCGGCCTTCGTTTCGCGCCCGGTACTGCACGGATTTTCGTTCGGGCTGGCGCTGACCATCATCATCAACCAGTTGCCGGTCCTGGTGGGCTTCGACGTCGGCGTCAACGCCAGCGGCGACAATCCTGTCCGGCTGCTGGCTGAATTGCTGGCGCAGGCGAATCATTGGGCGCTCTGGAGCGTGGCGGTCGGCGGCGGGGCGCTCGCGCTGATGCTGCTACTGGCGCGCCGGCCCAAAGTGCCGGGGGCACTCGCAGTGCTGGCCCTGGGCATCGGCCTGGCCTACGCGGTGGATCTGAACGAACTGCACGTTGCAACGGTGGGGCCCATCGCCTTGACGCTACCCACCGTGGGGCTGCCGCAATTGTCGATGGACCGCTGGCTGCGCATTGCGGAGTTGGCGGGCGGCCTGCTGGTCATTGTTTTTGCGGAATCCTGGGGCAGCGTTCGCAGCATGGCACTGCTCCACGGCGATGCGATCGAGCCCAACCGCGAGCTGTGGGCCATCGGCACGTCAAACCTGGTTTCCGGCCTGTTGCAGGGGATGCCCGTTGGCGCCGGCTTTTCGGTCACCGCAGCCAATGAAGCGGCCGGGGCGCAAAGCAAGGGGGCGGCCGTGGTCTGCGCCGCGGCGGTGCTGTTGCTCGTGCTGTTTGGCAAGCCGTTGATCGAGCATATCCCCCAACCTGTTCTTGCCGCCGCCGTGATCAGCGCCCTGATGCACGCATTGAGCCCGGGGCCGCTGCTGATCCTCTGGCGCGTGAATCGGGATCAGTACGTCGCGCTCGCGGCGGTTGCCGCCGTGCTCGCGTTCGGTCTGTTGCATGGCATGTTGATCGCCATTGCGCTGTCGCTGGCCTCGGCCATCCGCGCGTTCAGCCAGCCGATTGTCAGGGAGCTGGCCGAGCTGGATCAGACCCGCAACTACATCGATCGTGATAGCCATCCGGAGGCCCGGCCCCGCGACAAAATACTGATCCTGCGCCCGGAGGAGCCGCTTTTCTTTGCCAGTGCCGAAGGCGTGCTGGTTGAAACCATGGCGCGGCTGGAGGCGCGCAGCGACCTCATGGTGTTGATTCTCAGCCTGGAGCAAAGCGCGGACCTGGACAGCACGGCGGCCGAATGCCTGGTGGATCTGTGTCACGTGCTCGAACGCCGCGGGAAAACGCTGCTGCTGGCACGGGTGAAAGATCCGGTGCGCCAACTATTGCTGAAGATGGAGCCGGCCCTCTTCGAGAACCGGCTGTTCTGGAGTGTTGCGGACGCGGTAGCCAGTGCGACCCGGCTGCTGCAAGAGGGGCGCTGATCCCCTAGTTGGCAGGGGCGGGGAGGGCCGCGGCGGGAATCTGCAACCCCAGCAGCGTTGCAAGTGCCGCGGTCCCGGAAGCGCCTTCCTGCGTTACCAGCGCGCCGGTCTGGGCGTTGGTTCCGACGATGGTCGGAATGGAGCCAAAACCGAAACGGGTCATCAAGTCGGTGTTTTTCTTGACCTCGGCCCTTTGTGCGTCCATGTCACCGCTGGCCGTGATGCCGCCCTGATGGGCGCGCATCGAGGCTTCGTGCGCATCCATCGCGGTGGCCGGGTCTTTGGCGGCGAGCAGGGCGGCGCCCTGCTCTGTGCTCGCCGGGTTCAGCAGGCCGACAGGAATCCAGACGAATTTCGCCTGGGGTACCAGCGGCTTTGCGGCGTCCCACAATTCCGCGCAGTGCGGGCATTGGGCATCGAAGAAGACGTAGACCGTATGCGCGCTCATTGGCGCGCCCACCGTGAAACCTTTGGCGTCGGCCGTGATGGCGGCAATGGAGACGGGCTGAGACGCCGCCTTCGCGGCGGTGTCGGCACCCGCTGTGCCGGGCGCCTTGTTGCAGCCGGCAAGTAGAAGGGACGCCGCTACGACCGCGGCGCAGAGGAACTGGGTGTTCATGATGGTCAAGAGAGTGGAGAGGGCTTTGGGCAAGAAACGCAGAGCATACCAAGCGCCAAAATACAAATGGCACCCGTAGGTGCCATCTGATTGTCACTACCCCGAGGCAGCCTGTTATTTACGCTGCCTGCGTGGCTTTTTTAACCGCATCGACGGCTTGCGTGGTCACTGCCGTGAACTGCGACTGGGCCGCTTCCACTGCCTTCTTGGCCGAAGCCTGTGCCGACTCGACGGCGGACTGACCCGCGGTCAGCGCGCTCTTGAAAGCGGCAACAGCGGATTCGGTTCCAGCGGGAGCGTTCTTTGCAAGGTTTTCGACCACGCCGTTGAACGCCTTTTGCGCTTCAACCGTCTTGGCTTCTACGGCCTTGGCAAACTCTGCGCCGCCTGCGGCCAGAATGGTCTGGACGTGCTGGAAGTAGGCGACAGATTTCTCAGCCAGCGGCTTGAGCGCGCCAGATTGCAAAGCCAGAAACTCCTGGGCGTCTTTGGCGCCCAGAACGGCCTGGACATGGCTGAACGACTCGCCCAGCAGAGCCTTGGAGGCGGTCACGTTCAGCTCGACCAGCTTTTCGATGCTGGCGTGAGCCTGGGACGCCAGGCCTTCGAGTGCTTGCGCATTTGCTTTGCTGGTGGCGATGAATTGTTCAGCGGTGTTGTTCATGTCTATTTCCTTGGGTCTGGTTAAACGGATCGGGTGCCTGCTTCATTTATGTTGCAGTGCAGCATGGATGAATTATAGGGATAGCCCGGGGTCAATGGTGATGTTTTGCGCATCCCGTCCCCTCATTAGGGATCTCGGTCTATCGGCGAAACCTCCAGCCGCAGCTTGCATGGCAGTTTCGCCAGGTTGACGTGTCGCCGGTATGTACATACAATGTCCATGTACATATTAACTCCGTTGGAGCAGTTCAAATGGCAGCAGCTGTAGAGCGAATCGTTGTGCAGGCGACGGCGCAGGACAAGAGAATCATCGCCGCCAAGGCGAAGAAGCTGGACATTCCGGTTTCTGAATTGATGCGGCGCGGCGCGTTCGCCTACGAATCGAGCGAATCGGACGCGGAACTTGGCGCACTCGCGGACGCGGCCAAAGGAGCCGCTGACCGCGCTGGTGCGGCGATCGATGACGCCTTGAGCTTCATCCAAGCCAGCAATAACCGGATTGCAGCGATGGAAGCCAAGGCTGCAAAGGCCTCTGCACGCAGGACCGCCTGATGGGAGTTACGGAAAAGATTTGGGGAGCCTTTACCTCCGTGATCAAGCTGGAGGATAAGGTCGACCGCCTGGTTGAGGCAATGAAGCATCAGCAGAACAAGATCGAAGACCTCACGGGCCGGGTTATCCGGCTGGAGGCGCAGCTGGAATTGCTCACCGGGGCGGCCCTGGTCAAGAAGCTCAAGGGCGATTGAGCAAGTCGGAGCGATCGAAAGAATGAGAATCCCCATCGGCTCGCGCCAGGATACTCAAACGCGTTGCTGAGGGGCAGAGGGAGGTAATCGCGTTGGCAGGGATAGGTTGTTCCGACAACAGCAAAGCAATGCTCATAAATCTTCATTTTTGTAATTTAACATAATATACATCGTATAAAATACAAATAGCGTCATCTGAAGAGGCATTTCCAATGCAAGGACGCTCACGCACCAAGCCAAGTTTGGGCCTCGCCACCATTTTCTTTCACATCCGCACGACACGCGACAAGGCCGCGCGAAGAAGCTGGCAGCGGCGCACACTGGTGCAGATGGATTGGCTCACGCCCGCCGAGCGGCATGAAATCTGCGCGGTATGGTCGCGCCCGGCTGCAGTGCGCATAGACAGTGCGGCCATGCGCAAACTGATGGGAAGCAGAGCGCCGCGCAGCGAGTGGGAAACCATCCCGGCCCGTTCCGGGATGCGCGCACGCTTTGAGGGCGCCGGCCGTCGGCACCGTCGGATCAGGAACCCCGAACTATGCCGGCCCGGGCTTTGGCATGGTGAGCCCGTGAACGATCAAATCTTTTCAACCGGGAATGACGCCAGCCGTGTCAGCCCGGCTTCGGGCGTTATGGCCGGTTTCATCCTTCCAGCCGCCGCCCAGGGCTTTGTAGAGCGACACGGTAGCCTTTAATCGCTTTAGCTTGAGCTGACCCAATTCGTTCTGCACCCCGGCGAGCGAGCGTTGCGTGTCGAGCACCGTCATCAAGTCTTCGGCGCCAGCGCGATAGCGCGCCTCCGAAAGGTGGAACGCCAGGCGTGCCTGCTCCCATTCCGTTTGCTTGAGCTTTTCCTGCTCGGCCAGATTGCGAATCTGCCCGAGCGCGTTGTCGACTTCCGCGAAAGCGGCAATCACGGTCGAACGGTATATCTGCAACAGTTCCTGTTTCTGGGCGAGCGCCAATGCCTGCTGGTTTTCAAGGCGGTCCGCGTCAAAAATCGGCGCCACTAATCCCGCCCCAAAATTCATCAACAGGTTGGGTGCGTTCACCACCGAAAGCAGCGCGCTGCTTTGTCCGCCCGCCGAACCGGATAGGTTGATACTGGGAAAAAGCGCCGCGTGCGCCATCATGACGTTGGCGTTGGCTGCCGCCAGGTTGGCCTCGGCGCGCCGGATATCGGGACGGCGCGCCAGCAACTCCGACGGCAAGCCCGGCGATACCTCCGGCAACAGGATGTTGCCCAAGCCCTGTCCGGAAACCGTGAAGGACTGGGCCGGACGACCCAGCAGGACGGCCAGCGCGGCCCGCGCTTCGCGCTCCTGCTGCTGCAGACTGGGAATCACGGCCTGTTCTCCGGCCACGACGGAACGCTGCCTTGCCAGATCAAGCGGCGATGTCGCACCGGCGCGGCTTTGCGCCTCGACCAATTTCAGCACGCGCTGCGCGTTGGCGACATTTTCCCGGGCGATCACCAACTGGTCGCGCAACGACAAGACCTGCAGATAGGTCGACACGATGCCGGTCGTCACGGTCAGGGCCACCGTTTCACGGTCATAGCGGTTGGCGTCGAGGGACGCCTGCGCAGCGGCCAGGCCCGCCTTGTTCTTGCCCCAGAAATCGACCTCATAGCCGATTTCGAGCATGCTGCTGACAGCGTTTGTGCCTCGTCCCCAGGGGATTTGCGAGGTCCGGCTGGCGCCGGCGGCAAAGTCCACGCTGGGCAGCAAGGGGGCGCCTGCGATACGCGCCGCCGATTCGGCCTGACGCACCCGCGCGACCGCCGCGCCAATCTCCAGATTGCGGGTTCTTCCTTCATTGACCAGCCCGGTCAACTCGGCGCTGCCCAGCCGCTTCCACCAATCGCTGTCGGGCCAGATCTGCCCGCCGTTGGTTAACAGCTGTCCCCACCCCGTAGGGACCTCCATCGCCAGCGCCGGTTCGTGCGGATCACTGACATGGGCGCATCCGCCAAGCAGCAAACCGGCCGGCACGATGACCGACAGATTCAATACATACGCTATCCGGAAATTTCGCATTTTCAATGGGGTGTGAGGTGAGTCACGGGATGGACGGCGATCCGGTGGCCTGCTGCTGCCGGTGTGTTTGACGCGGATGCAGCCGGCATGTCGATGACAACCTGCTCTCCAGGCGTCAAACCCGCCAACACTTGCGCCTGATGCTGGTTCCGGATCCCGATGCGAACCCTGCGTAATTGAGGATGCCGGTTCGCGTCAAGAATTTTGAGGCTGTACAGGCCATCGCTGTCCGGCTTGCCCAGTGCCGTGACAGGAAGGATTATGGCGTCATGCGCATGCGCGATGGCAAAACTGACCTGCGTGCTCATGCCACTCATCAATCGCAGATTGGCGTTGCCGACTTCGAACAGGACGTTGTAAAAGGTGTCCCTGCCCTGCTCGCCCGACCCGTCGGCCGGCACGGGAACGATTTGCCGAACCTTGCCAGACCAGTGCTTGCCGGGATAGCCGGGCGTGGTGAAACTCGCGCTGGTGCCTTTGTGCAGGTGCGGCACATCAATTTCGGCGACGCGCGCCTGCACCGTCAATTTCGACAGGTCCGCGATGCGCACCAACGCCGGCGCCTGCTGATGCGCAGTTACCGCCTGTCCGGGGCGTGCCGTCAGCGCGACGACCGTGCCTGAGAAAGGCGCCGTCACCTCGGTATGTTTGTGCGCTTCATCGTCATCCCGGGTGGCGGATTCAGTCTCCAGGATATGCGCCTTGATGGCTTCCACGCGCGCGGTGGCTGCCGTCATGGCAGCGCGACTGGATTCGAAAGATTCATCGCTCGTGGCGTGGTCCGTTTTCAGCTGCGTCTGGCGCTTGAACTGCAATTGGGCAAAATCGAGCTGTGCCTGCTGCTCGGCCAATCCGGCGCGCAATCCGGCCAGTTGCGCCTGGTTGCCTTCCAGCCGTGCTACCGACACATTCGGTGCGATCTTGATCAGCAGCTTGCCAGCCTTTACCCCATCGCCGACCGCCACGAACACATCGCTGATCTCACCCGATATTGGCGCGCCCAAATCGGCATAGCGGAACAACTGCAGCTTGCCGGACGCGAGAACGGTCTGTTCGATATCACCGCGCTGGACTTCCACAGTTTTGATCTTGACGGGCGGCGGGGGGGCAGGCGCGGCAGCGACGGGAACGCGCGGGCGCCCGTTCCGCAAATACAAGCCAGCGACCAGCGCCAGCGCGACCGACAACGCAAATGCCGGAGCCAGATATTGACGATAGCGGTGGGGTGCCCCTGGCGCTGGCGCATGGGCCACCTTGATTTGCTCGGCTTCCACTACCACTTGCCCTTGGGCTGCCCGGCGCGTACAAATGCGGCAATCAGGTCGGCCGAATCCTGCCGGTTGGCACGTTGCGCAAAATTGATGGCGCTCAGCCCTTTCTGGTTCTTCAGCGTGGGGTCGGCTCCCTCATCGAGCAGCAGCTTGACGGCCGCGGGCGTGCCGTAGGACGCGGCCATCATCAGCGGCGTGGTCCCGTTGGGCGACGCTGCATCGATGTATGCGCTGTTGTCGAGCAGCAGGCTCATGATTTCAAGGTGGCCGCCGGTTGCCGCGTAATGCAGCGGCGCCCAGCCGGGCTTGTTGACGTCGGCCCCCTTGGCGATCAGTTCGCGCACCATGTCGAGTTCGCCCTTGAGCGCGGCGATCATGAGCGGGCTCTCGTCCTGCTGGTTGCGCACATTCACGTCAATTTTGGGTGCATCCAGGAGCGCCTGCGCGGCCTTCAGCGCGGGCTCTGCCAGCGCCATCAACAGGCCATTCTGGCCTTTGGGGTCCGGCGTGTTCGGATCGAACCCGCGCGCGACGAGTGCCGTGATGGTGCTGGCGTCATCCCGCCTGATCGCCACGAAGAAATCGTTGTAGGAGTTAGCCGACGCGCAATTAAATCCAATTAAAACAATCAGGTAAATAATTATCTTAAAGTAATTTCTCATGAATTGACTCCGCTGAACAGGCGCTCGAAATTGGCGCTGGTGGCGTGCGCAATATCTTGCACGGGCAGGTCTTTGAGCTGGGCCAGCTGCTGCGCCACGTACGGCACATAGGACGGGTTATTGGTTTTGCCACGATACGGCACGGGCGCCAGGTACGGGCTGTCGGTCTCGATCAGCAGGCGGTCCAGCGGCACAAAGGCCGCCACATCGCGCAGATCCTGGGCGTTCTTGAAGGTCAGGATGCCCGAAAACGAGATGTAAAAGCCCATGTCGAGCGCGGCGCGGGCCACCTGCGCCGTCTCGGTAAAACAGTGAAAAACACCGCCGGCACTGCCGCTGGCGCCCTCCTCGCCCTCCTCCCGCAAGATGGCGAGCGTGTCGCTTGATGCGCTGCGGGTGTGGATGACCAGCGGTTTGCGCGACTGGCGCGCAGCGCGGATGTGGGTGCGAAAGCGCCTGCGCTGCCATTCCATATCGGCCACGCCGCGGCCGCCCTTGCGCTCGTCCATCTGGTAGTAGTCCAGCCCGGTCTCCCCAATGGCAACCACGCGCGGCAGGGCGGCGCGCTCCAGCAAATCCTGCAGCGTGGGCTCCCGCACGCCCTCGTTGTCGGGATGCACGCCGACCGTGGCCCAGAAGTTGTCGTAGGTCGTTGCCAGGGAATGGACCGCCTCGAACTCTTCCAGCGTGGTGCAGATGCACAGCGCCCGGTCGACCTGCGCTTCGGCCATGGCGCGGCGTATCTCGGCCAGCTGGGCCAGCAGCTCGGGAAAGGCGAGATGGCAATGGGAGTCGGTAAACATTATTTTTAGGGAAAAAAGGCTGTAGCCCTTGCCCGCTCTACGCAACCAGCTATGGAAGGTGTAGCGCGGCGATCAAACGGTTTGTGTCGGCCGGTCCGAGCCCAGGTGCGCACCCAGCATCTCTTCGATCTTGAGCTTGAGCAGGCGGGATTTCTCGTCGTGCGGGAAACGCACGCCCACGCCCTGGGTGCGATTGCCCGACGGTTTGGCCGGCGTCACCCAGGCCACCTTGCCGGCGATGGGGTAGCGCTGCGGGTCGTCGGGCAGGGACAGCAGCACATAGACATCGTCGCCCAGCCGGTACTCACGCGCCGTGGGGATGAAAATGCCGCCCTCGGTGAACATGGGAATGTAGGCCGCATACAGCGCGGCTTTTTCCTTGATGGCCAGCTGGATGACGCTGGGCCGGGGGGGAGAATGTGAAGTGCTCATGCCGTGGGGTAGCTCAAGCGTTTGAGTTTAGTGCGTTGCGGGCCTGGCTTACAAGGGCTTCCAGCATTAGTCCGGCATTGAAGGGGTGTTCGACGGTGCGCGCGGTGCGCGCCAATTCCCTGGACCAGCGCGCCAGCGCGGCGGTGCTCGCGATCGGCAGGTCCGCCGGGTTGAAGTAGCGCGGCGCGCCGCCGACGCTGCCCGCCAGCAGGTCGTGACACAGTTTTTGCAGCGCATCGACCGCTTGCGCGGGCGCCCAGCCGGCCAGGGCGCTGGCGTCGCCCCGGGCCATCGCACGCGGCAGCAGCGACCAGGTTTTAAGGTTGAGCCCGCTCTGCAGGAACTGCAGGGCGTCGTCCGGCCGCCCACCCGCGGCGCGCAGCACGGCGGCGGCATCCGCGGCCCCAACGCCTTGCTGCTGCAGCCACGCGAGCGCGGATGCTTCATCGGGCCAGAGCATGGTGTGGCCCAGGCAACGGCTGTGGATGGTGGGCAGCAACTGGTGCGCGGCCTCGCTGGCCAGCACGAACCGGGCGTCGCCGGGCGGCTCTTCCAGCGTCTTGAGCAGGGCGTTGGCCGTGACGTTGTTCATGCGCTCGGCCGGATACACCAGCACCGCCTTGCCGCGTCCGCGCGCGCTGGTGCGCTGTGAGAACTCCACGGTGTCGCGCATGGCATCGACCCGGATCTCCTTGCTGGGCTTGCGCTTTTTGTCGTCGATATCGGCCTGGGCCTTTTCGCCGAGCGGCCAGCCCAGCGCCATCATCACGGTCTCGGGCATCAGCACGCACAGGTCGGCATGGGTGCGCACCTCGATGGCGTGGCAGCTGCCGCACTGGTCGCAGGCGCCTTGCGGCGTGGGCGCCTCGCACAACCAGGCGCGCACCAGTTCCAGCCCGAGCCGGTACTGCCCCAGCCCCGACGGGCCGTGCAGCAGCCAGGCATGGCCGCGCTGGGCCAGCAGCGCGCTGAGCTGCTGCTGCAGCCAGGGGGCCAGGGCGTCGCTCATTTTGGCCCTCCATTCGCGGCCACCATGATGGCGAGCCAGCCCCGGCGCACCATCGCGCTGGTGATTTGCTGCCAGACCTGGTGCCGGTCCCGCGCCGCGTCGATGCGGGCGAAACGCTGCGGCGACTGCGCCGCGCGCTGCGCATAGCCCTGTGCGACGCGGCGGAAAAATTCGACCGGCTGGGCCTCGAACTTGTCGGGCACGCGCGCACCCGACAGGCGCTGCGCTGCGATCTCGGGCGCCAGGTCGAACCACACCGTCATGTCGGGTTGACGGATCATATCGGCCGGCAGCCCTTGCACAGACTGCACCCACTGCTCCAGAACTGATAGCATGCCGAGATCGAAGCCGCGCCCGCCGCCCTGGTAGGCAAAGGTGGCGTCGGTGAAGCGGTCGCACAGCACCACGTCGCCGCGCGCCAGTGCCGGCTCGATGACCTGGACCAGGTGGTCGCGCCGCGCCGCGAAGATCAGCAGCGCCTCGGTCAGCGCATCCATTGGGTCGTTCAGCACCATGGCGCGCAGCTTTTCGGCCAGCGGCGTGCCGCCCGGCTCGCGCGTCAACGTGACCGCCCTGCCCTGCGCGCGAAAGGCCGCGGCCAGCGCCTCGATGTGGGTCGACTTGCCGGCGCCGTCGATGCCTTCGAAGCTGATGAAAATGCCGGGCTTGATCATGGGTTTTGAGGGCTCCGCGGGTTTTGGCCGCGCTGGAATTGGTTGACCGCGCGATTGTGCTCGTCCAGCGACGCGCTGAACTGGCTCGAGCCATCGCCGCGCGCCACGAAATACAGCGCCTTGGTCGCCAGCGGCTGCACGGCGGCCATCAAGGCGCCTTTGCCGGGCATGGCGATCGGGGTCGGCGGCAGGCCGGACCGGGTGTAGGTGTTCCAGGGCGTGTCCAGCAGCAGGTCGCTCTTGTGCAGGTTGCCGTCGAACCTGGCGCCCAGGCCGTAGATCACGGTCGGGTCGGTCTGCAGCATCATGCCCAGGCGCAGCCGGTTGCAAAACACGCCGGCAATCATGGGCCGGTCGCCGGCCCGGCCGGTTTCTTTCTCCACGATGCTGGCCAGTACCAGCGCCTCGTCGGGGGTCTTGATCGGCAGGTCGGGCGAACGCTGCGCCCAAGCCGACGCCAGCCGGGTGTCCATCAAGCGCATCGCGCGTTTGAGCACAGCCAGGTCGCTCGAGCCCTTGGCGTAGCTGTAGGTGTCGGGGTAGAACCGGCCTTCGGGGCTGAGGCCCGGACGCCCCAGCGCGGTCATGATGGAATCATCGCTCAGCCCTTGCGTGTCGGGCCTGAGCTGCTCTGCTTTTGCGAGCGCGTCGCGAAACTGCCGGAAGTTCCAGCCTTCCACCAGCGTGACCGTGCGCAGCGTCTCCTCGCCGCGCACCAGCATGCCGAGCACGCTGCGCGGTGTGGCGCCGGGGTTGATCTCATAACTCCCGGCCTTGATTCTGCGGGCTTGGCCCGACAGCCGGAACCACCAGAACAGCGCCTGCGGGTTGACCTGCACGCCGGCGTCGGCCACCGCCTGCGCCACGCCGCGCGGCGTGGTGCCGGGTTCGATCGACAGGTCCAGGCTGGTCGTGCCGGGCACCATCCGGGCAGGGGTCAGCACCA encodes:
- a CDS encoding SulP family inorganic anion transporter, which codes for MTRPLRASIPADSVAGLSVASILLPQAVAYAAIAHLSIQHAIVAALAGLVCYAMVGGSRFAVVAPTSSTAALLAAAVLSLNPTGDADSTALAVGLVIMTGVGLLLVAGARLGRLSAFVSRPVLHGFSFGLALTIIINQLPVLVGFDVGVNASGDNPVRLLAELLAQANHWALWSVAVGGGALALMLLLARRPKVPGALAVLALGIGLAYAVDLNELHVATVGPIALTLPTVGLPQLSMDRWLRIAELAGGLLVIVFAESWGSVRSMALLHGDAIEPNRELWAIGTSNLVSGLLQGMPVGAGFSVTAANEAAGAQSKGAAVVCAAAVLLLVLFGKPLIEHIPQPVLAAAVISALMHALSPGPLLILWRVNRDQYVALAAVAAVLAFGLLHGMLIAIALSLASAIRAFSQPIVRELAELDQTRNYIDRDSHPEARPRDKILILRPEEPLFFASAEGVLVETMARLEARSDLMVLILSLEQSADLDSTAAECLVDLCHVLERRGKTLLLARVKDPVRQLLLKMEPALFENRLFWSVADAVASATRLLQEGR
- a CDS encoding thioredoxin fold domain-containing protein, with the translated sequence MNTQFLCAAVVAASLLLAGCNKAPGTAGADTAAKAASQPVSIAAITADAKGFTVGAPMSAHTVYVFFDAQCPHCAELWDAAKPLVPQAKFVWIPVGLLNPASTEQGAALLAAKDPATAMDAHEASMRAHQGGITASGDMDAQRAEVKKNTDLMTRFGFGSIPTIVGTNAQTGALVTQEGASGTAALATLLGLQIPAAALPAPAN
- a CDS encoding phasin family protein — translated: MNNTAEQFIATSKANAQALEGLASQAHASIEKLVELNVTASKALLGESFSHVQAVLGAKDAQEFLALQSGALKPLAEKSVAYFQHVQTILAAGGAEFAKAVEAKTVEAQKAFNGVVENLAKNAPAGTESAVAAFKSALTAGQSAVESAQASAKKAVEAAQSQFTAVTTQAVDAVKKATQAA
- a CDS encoding efflux transporter outer membrane subunit, which translates into the protein MRNFRIAYVLNLSVIVPAGLLLGGCAHVSDPHEPALAMEVPTGWGQLLTNGGQIWPDSDWWKRLGSAELTGLVNEGRTRNLEIGAAVARVRQAESAARIAGAPLLPSVDFAAGASRTSQIPWGRGTNAVSSMLEIGYEVDFWGKNKAGLAAAQASLDANRYDRETVALTVTTGIVSTYLQVLSLRDQLVIARENVANAQRVLKLVEAQSRAGATSPLDLARQRSVVAGEQAVIPSLQQQEREARAALAVLLGRPAQSFTVSGQGLGNILLPEVSPGLPSELLARRPDIRRAEANLAAANANVMMAHAALFPSINLSGSAGGQSSALLSVVNAPNLLMNFGAGLVAPIFDADRLENQQALALAQKQELLQIYRSTVIAAFAEVDNALGQIRNLAEQEKLKQTEWEQARLAFHLSEARYRAGAEDLMTVLDTQRSLAGVQNELGQLKLKRLKATVSLYKALGGGWKDETGHNARSRADTAGVIPG
- a CDS encoding efflux RND transporter periplasmic adaptor subunit; translated protein: MEAEQIKVAHAPAPGAPHRYRQYLAPAFALSVALALVAGLYLRNGRPRVPVAAAPAPPPPVKIKTVEVQRGDIEQTVLASGKLQLFRYADLGAPISGEISDVFVAVGDGVKAGKLLIKIAPNVSVARLEGNQAQLAGLRAGLAEQQAQLDFAQLQFKRQTQLKTDHATSDESFESSRAAMTAATARVEAIKAHILETESATRDDDEAHKHTEVTAPFSGTVVALTARPGQAVTAHQQAPALVRIADLSKLTVQARVAEIDVPHLHKGTSASFTTPGYPGKHWSGKVRQIVPVPADGSGEQGRDTFYNVLFEVGNANLRLMSGMSTQVSFAIAHAHDAIILPVTALGKPDSDGLYSLKILDANRHPQLRRVRIGIRNQHQAQVLAGLTPGEQVVIDMPAASASNTPAAAGHRIAVHPVTHLTPH
- a CDS encoding ankyrin repeat domain-containing protein; translation: MRNYFKIIIYLIVLIGFNCASANSYNDFFVAIRRDDASTITALVARGFDPNTPDPKGQNGLLMALAEPALKAAQALLDAPKIDVNVRNQQDESPLMIAALKGELDMVRELIAKGADVNKPGWAPLHYAATGGHLEIMSLLLDNSAYIDAASPNGTTPLMMAASYGTPAAVKLLLDEGADPTLKNQKGLSAINFAQRANRQDSADLIAAFVRAGQPKGKW
- a CDS encoding TatD family hydrolase, whose amino-acid sequence is MFTDSHCHLAFPELLAQLAEIRRAMAEAQVDRALCICTTLEEFEAVHSLATTYDNFWATVGVHPDNEGVREPTLQDLLERAALPRVVAIGETGLDYYQMDERKGGRGVADMEWQRRRFRTHIRAARQSRKPLVIHTRSASSDTLAILREEGEEGASGSAGGVFHCFTETAQVARAALDMGFYISFSGILTFKNAQDLRDVAAFVPLDRLLIETDSPYLAPVPYRGKTNNPSYVPYVAQQLAQLKDLPVQDIAHATSANFERLFSGVNS
- a CDS encoding PilZ domain-containing protein, whose translation is MSTSHSPPRPSVIQLAIKEKAALYAAYIPMFTEGGIFIPTAREYRLGDDVYVLLSLPDDPQRYPIAGKVAWVTPAKPSGNRTQGVGVRFPHDEKSRLLKLKIEEMLGAHLGSDRPTQTV
- a CDS encoding DNA polymerase III subunit delta', with protein sequence MSDALAPWLQQQLSALLAQRGHAWLLHGPSGLGQYRLGLELVRAWLCEAPTPQGACDQCGSCHAIEVRTHADLCVLMPETVMMALGWPLGEKAQADIDDKKRKPSKEIRVDAMRDTVEFSQRTSARGRGKAVLVYPAERMNNVTANALLKTLEEPPGDARFVLASEAAHQLLPTIHSRCLGHTMLWPDEASALAWLQQQGVGAADAAAVLRAAGGRPDDALQFLQSGLNLKTWSLLPRAMARGDASALAGWAPAQAVDALQKLCHDLLAGSVGGAPRYFNPADLPIASTAALARWSRELARTARTVEHPFNAGLMLEALVSQARNALNSNA
- the tmk gene encoding dTMP kinase, which encodes MIKPGIFISFEGIDGAGKSTHIEALAAAFRAQGRAVTLTREPGGTPLAEKLRAMVLNDPMDALTEALLIFAARRDHLVQVIEPALARGDVVLCDRFTDATFAYQGGGRGFDLGMLSVLEQWVQSVQGLPADMIRQPDMTVWFDLAPEIAAQRLSGARVPDKFEAQPVEFFRRVAQGYAQRAAQSPQRFARIDAARDRHQVWQQITSAMVRRGWLAIMVAANGGPK
- the mltG gene encoding endolytic transglycosylase MltG, yielding MRRLLLGLFFLLALGAGAAAWWLHQPLVLTPARMVPGTTSLDLSIEPGTTPRGVAQAVADAGVQVNPQALFWWFRLSGQARRIKAGSYEINPGATPRSVLGMLVRGEETLRTVTLVEGWNFRQFRDALAKAEQLRPDTQGLSDDSIMTALGRPGLSPEGRFYPDTYSYAKGSSDLAVLKRAMRLMDTRLASAWAQRSPDLPIKTPDEALVLASIVEKETGRAGDRPMIAGVFCNRLRLGMMLQTDPTVIYGLGARFDGNLHKSDLLLDTPWNTYTRSGLPPTPIAMPGKGALMAAVQPLATKALYFVARGDGSSQFSASLDEHNRAVNQFQRGQNPRSPQNP